The DNA segment AATTTATTTTGTAACTTAGTGGCAagctaataaaaattttgaatcgATTTAGGCCTAAGGCACTGATACAATTTCTAAGCTAGCCCGATTAATGTTATTGGAAATACCTGGCATAAGTAATAATCATTCACATTTTGCAGCATCATTGTTGTTCAGAAATTTGCCACGTGGCTTCTCAAGTCTGTGGTTCCAGCGTATTTGTTTAGTGTAGGTAATTTGAATTTTGGCAAGAACTGTTTGGTTAGGATCGGCTTGGATAGTGGAGACTTATCCctaatcccaaaattttcttcttCTACCTGTTTTTGGTACCTCTGTACTGCTTTCACCAATCCCCAATTTACCTTTGGTTGAGCGACTCATCGGATTGCTCCTCTTGCTAGGTCACTATGATTTGTTTGGTCTTTTTTGCCAAGTTATTTATCAACTGAGCAATCTTTTGCTTGATCTCTTTAGATCGGGCTAGATCTGCCTCTTCGAAAGGTGCCTTTAAGACCAGTCCAGCTTCTGGAGCAAGTGTCCCTAGTTGAGCGTTAGTCCCTTGAATCAATCTCTTAAGGAAGGAAATTTGTGTCTCCATTTCCTAGATGCGTTGGTAGACCTACTCCAGCGTCATGCCTTGAAATGGGCTCTACTGGTCTGTCATAACAGTGCTGTGTGGTGGAATTTAACTCTAGAAGAGATGGTGAGCGTGGTCAAACTTTAGGTCATTACCACCGCCTGTGGTTCCCCTCCTAGTGTGGGGCTGATCGAGATGATGTTTTTGCTTGGAGTCCTCAGATCTATAGCCATTGAAACAACAAAATcgcaaaagataaaaaaaaataaaaaaaataaaaataaaaaaataaaaattattattaggaCTGGAGATCAAAACTCACTGGTAGCgcagaaaatgaaaaataaagaacAAATGATATTAGATATGGGTTGTCAGCTGGTGATCTGAGTTTCCCACAGACGGCACCATTGATGCTAGCATGAGCTCTAGGGGTCTAGTCCCAATGCCACGTAGatctgcaaataaaaaaaaagtgagGCTAGTGACCCTATAGCCAACCATTCTAATGCTCAAGTCAGTAAACCAGATATGAGAGAGTTGTAATAGATTTAAGATAATAAAATTATGTGTACCttctttctcatcattcttcaatATTTATAGGCTTTTCATAATTAGACATTGCTTGAATTACGAAGGTGATTTTGGATAGACAGGCCGAGATTGCCTCCGAAAAATCTGGCTATATCTCTACTAGTGTTTTTTTTGTTCGGTCATATTTTCACTCGGCCTGCTAGGCGAGGAAAAGCATTGCCTAGTTTGGACCATGTTCTACTCGAGTCGATTTTGTTTGGTTTGAATCGAGCGGCTCTTCATTTGTTTTTATCCTAAGTGCTGATTTTTGATTGCCACATTAGATATTTTGACTGTCACATTAAATTTCTAGGCAGGTAATATCACTGTGTTAAGCAACTTTCACATACTATAGAACAGAAATGATTAGTTTGAGAAtaaacataaagattatttttccGTATTTGAGAGGCTggaaacaaaataaaattaaaaaaagaaaaattgttaCAGTTTCTGAGAAATTtaacaaattcataatttacatcggTGATCAATTTGCTTCAAATTTTAAGAATGATTGATTCCCCGAGGCCCCTTTGATGTGATGGTGAgaaaatttgaataaaaaattGCTTATTCATTCTCCAGTAACGTATTCATGTTGATATTTTATACTACATTGTCAACAACAAGCAATGAGCTTTATTAAAAAACAAACGAAGTCCCAGTGATTTGTAACATGTGGCTCACATAAATTTGTCATTAAAGAGACCGTTAATTACTCTCGGACCCATTTGCGAAATCATAGAAAGTGGAAGCTCTTATCTCTTGAAAAGCATGAGCTTTATTGAAAGTTAAACAGTGGGGGGAAACCAGTAGTTATAGGTCCCTAGATCAATACATCCAACCCCACACCCCCACTTATCAAATGCAGATGAAAACGCCCCACTTAGAAACAAAAGATGCAGCAATAACCATCAAGATGCTGAAGAAATCAATTTCAATGCGAAGGTTGGGGAAGGTGCTCCGACTACAGAAAAAGCCATGGAACAAGCCAATTGAGAGCAGCCACCCTAAATCAGGACCAGATGATAAGCTTAAGGCCTTGTTTGGTTCAGTAAATATTGACTAAGGAATAGGAATGATTCCTTTTGTGAACGTTTGTAAACTTGTTTTTTTCATCCTTATTCACACAAATTAAGAAATTTGATTATCACAATTAGTGAAATAATTATTCTCCTTTTTAAGCTGAGAAATTATTTTGTTAAAGGTTAAATACTCAATTTTACCCATGTATTTATTAGgatgttttaatttttatattttcatattattaattaaaataaaaatataaaaataaaatttttatatttcaaataattaataaaaaattataattataattgtaaaaattataattaattaaaataaaaaataaaataattataacaataattaaaatataaaaaatattttcttatattttcatataaatgattaaaattaaacattataattataattaattatacctAACTAGAATGAAacacaataaaaatataatttttatattttcatataatcaattaaaataaaaattttaaatataattaactttaattatttaaagtaaaaaaagattaaatatattatttttatttttacttataattaaataaaataaacaaattataattataattaattcaaattaaaaatataaaaattttatttttatattctcttataataactaaaattaaaaagtaaaaatataaaatgtaaaaaaataattttaagttaatttttattaAGTATAAAATAAGTGTTATTATGATTTTACAATTAATATATGCAAATTAAACATTTTGAAAAATAATCTGACTCTGATTctataataaatcaaatttaaattaaaatttatcatttcGTTTATGATTCAGTTCAATTTCGATTCTAAtactaatttcaattttaatatgtGAACCAAACGGCCTAACACCATGAATTTGTTTATCTTTGGTTTATGGCACTGATGGTGAGCAGTTGCCTAATGTTTGGATTTGAGGAAAGTAAGAGAGGAAGGAAAAttatgaagaaaaataaaaatattttctctccTCTCTTGTTTAGGAATGAGaaaaaattaagaagaatgaaaaaTAAGGGTGGATTATAATAAATGAGTGTCACCATTTATTTTCTCTCTAttttagagagaaaaataagtgaaaataaaattacatttttatTCCTATAATAATTTActataatttcaaataaaaaggacaaaataaatattttattatttaaaaaataacttttcttttttatttttctttttaatatccaaataaagagagaaaaataattttaaaataatttttattttttttcttattttttccctttaattttcttttctctttaaaaaGTTCCCAAACATAGATTAAATGTTCCCTTCTTTTAGGATGAGTATGCCGCTTCACTGGCAAGTGTTTCGTATAAAAAATACGCACGCCTAAAGCGTGGTCCACATTTTTGAATAGCTAACTAGCCATACTGTAATCCTCTCTTTTTTCACTtttataaatggaaaaaaaaaatggcaTCCTATAcgggattaattattaaaataatataattttaaaaattatttataagtttaacacgaatttaaaattatttataaaaatagcaTTTATTTAAAAGAATATTATTTAAAAACATATTTTTAAGTGATATCATATTACATTaaaatatttaagaaaaatatcatttaaaataTCACTTTTTAAAGTAGTATTAAATCATGTTAGAGAATGTAGAAattgtttaataaaatataatttttatttattgtaaAGAAAATATTCTTGTATTGAGAAGAGTGATATTTATTCATTGTAATTTAATGAAAGGGAAGAGAatttaaaatatgataaattatatttaaaaaaaataaaataattaattaatatatttattataagtaGGCATGTACGATGAGTTTTATTGAGTGTTATGGCAAAGTAGATATAGAAGCATCAAAGTCTTATTTCTGACAAATTTTTAACCCTGTTTGTTCATCAGTTGCGTGCTAGTTGAGATGACAGAACAAAGAAAATCTAAAAAGCAAATGGGAGGGTATTTAACCAATTAATTTCACTATTTAAAGTTAGGGTATTTTTTGTATGAGGATGTTAAAGTTATTAAGTTTTTTGTTTTTGAAATAAATTTTCTAActcacattattaattaatgcgTATCGATTCATCCATTTAACGTATTGATTTTAATATGGAGCATGGATTATCTGTGACGTGGTGCACAGAAGTatggaataataataataataataataataataataataataataataataataataataatagtcttTCATTTATCTAACCTAAATCTTCCCTTTTTCCCATATTAAATAATTTGGTCCATTAGTTAATATGCATATATCatacattattttttataattatataaattataaaaaaattattttttatgagaaaaaaatattatttttatttacatatgagagtattttataattttttcaaatgACTTCGATAGTTATATATTCCGTTTCTctacatatatattatttttattattatattaaaattgttaatttatttaataataattattaataaaataagttttatttaaaaaaagaaaaaaaaaaaaaaagagtttctaTGAAGAATCTTAAAAAGCAAGTTTGAATCGGAGTAGGACACAACTCATAAAGGAGTGCAATTGAGCAGGAAAAAGACAATAGATTACTGCCTTCTTCGCTACATCAGCTTTATTTTCTGACATGAACTGTAACTCCGTGTGATAGAATTCATATACTTTCATGCCCCTGCGTAGAAACCACTCGTCTTTATAAAATCTTTCTTATTTCCCCAGCTTCTTTCTCCTTCAACAATCCAGACCTGCCCTGCCTCGCCCTATCTTTAGAACGACATTCCAATCTTACCAACCtatattttacaaattataaGTTTATAATTCCCCCTTTTGATTTTCCAATGTCTTGATCTTTCATTTCTTTGTCTCTATACATGGCTTTTCTTCTCAGGTTTTTCTCTGCTTTTATCTTCGTCTTGATCCCAGTCTCATGTCAGCCCGGTGAACTCTTCTTTGCTGGATTTAAAGGTGCTGACACCAATATAACCTTGAGCGGAGTTGCAGAGATTGGTAAAAATGGTATTCTTCGCTTAACTAATGAGACTAGTAGATTAATGGGTCATGCCTTTTATGCTTCTCCATTTCAGTTCAAGAACTCTACTAATGGCAAAGCTTTCTCTTTTAGTACCTCTTTCGCTTTTGCTATAGTCCCAGAGTATCCAAAACTTGGTGGCCATGGCCTGGCTTTCACAATCTCAACATCTAAGAATCCACAGGCTCTTCCCAGTCAGTATCTTGGCCTTCTCAATGCAAGTGATTTAGGTAACTTCACAAATCACCTTCTGGCTGTTGAGTTTGACACTGTTCAAGATTTCGAGTTCGAAGACATCAACGACAACCATGTTGGTATTGACATCAACAGCTTGAAGTCTAACGCATCTACTCCTGCAGCATATTACACTGACGATTCTTCAAAGCTGGATCTAAATCTCAAGGGTAAATATGCAATCCAGGTTTGGGTTGATTATGATTCAGTACAGAATCTTCTCAACGTGACTATTTCGCCCACTTCCAAGAAACCCAGATTGCCAATCTTGACCTTTCCTATAGATCTCTCACCAATACTTAAAGACTATATGTACGTTGGCTTTTCTTCTTCAACAGGTTTGCTTGCTAGCTCACACTATATCCTGGGCTGGAGCTTTAAGATGAATGGGCAAGCTCGGGCTCTGGATCTTTCTTCTTTGCCTTCACTTCCGGCTGGTCCCAAAAAGATGCATACGGGTTTAACAATTGTGGTCGCAGTCTCATCAGTTTTTCTTGCAATTATCGCTATATCCTCTGTTATCTTCTACGTGATTAGAAAGATTAAGAACGCTGATATAATAGAAGATTGGGAGCTGGAGATTGGGCCTCATCGATACTCTTATCAAGAACTCAAGCAAGCAACCAATGGTTTCAGCGACAAAGAGCTACTTGGGCAAGGTGGTTTTGGCCAAGTTTTTAAAGGTACACTTCCCGATTCAACGGCTCAAGTAGCGGTCAAGCGAATTTCAAATGAATCTAAACAAGGTCTGCGCGAATTCTTATCAGAAATCGCTAGTGTTGGTAGACTTCGTCATCGAAATCTAGTTTTATTACTGGGTTGGTGTCGGCGAAGAGATGATTTTCTTCTCGTTTACGAATATATGGCTAATGGGAGTTTAGATAAGTTGTTGTTCGATGaaccaaaaaaaattttaaactggGAAAAGAGGTTCAAGATTATAAAAGATGTTGCTTCTGGGCTTCTTTATTTACACGAAGGCTATGAGCAGGTGGTGATTCACAGAGATGTCAAAGCTAGCAATGTACTACTAGACAGTGAACTGACTGGGAAACTTGGCGATTTTGGACTTGCAAAATTATACGAACACGGATCAAACCCAAGCACAACCAGAGTTGTGGGCACGTTAGGTTATCTAGCACCAGAATTGCCAAGGACAGGAAAGGCCACAGCAAGCTCAGATGTTTATGCATTTGGTGCACTTTTGCTAGAAGTTGCTTGTGGGCGCAGACCTGTTGAACCCAAGGCGTTGCCTGAAGAGATGGTGTTGGTGGATTGGGTGTGGGAAAGGTTCAGGGAAGGCAGAGTCCTTGATGTGGTGGACCACAGGCTAAATGGGCAGTATAATGAGAGTGAAATGGCGGTGGTTTTGAAATTGGGAATAATGTGTTCAAACAATGTGCCAATAGCAAGGCCAACAATGAGGCAAGTGATGAGGTTTTTGGATGGAGAGGCTCAAGTGCCTGAAAACTTGAGGGCTCCACAGTGGGCAGCATGTGCTGATGGAGGGAGGGACGTAATTcatgggtttgatgattttgtcaACTCATTTGCATCTTCTTCTTTTGACAAAATGAGCTCATCCTATTCGATTATGGAAAATAGGGATATCGATAATAGTTTTGCTTCTCTTTCTACTTCTCCTTTTTCTCTTCTCCGTGTTAGAGAGGAGACGAGGTAGCCATTGATTGAGAGGTTataattttcctttttctttttattttccttctaATATTAATGCATATTTCTTGAGGGGAAGAAATCAACATGGCTTTGAAATATCACGTCTTATAGTGAAGGTTTTGCCTCtaattgatttaaatttaatgtcaaattgattttgtgttggactataacttaaaaataatataaaaactaaatttaCTTTTTGACTTTTTTACATAAACATtacttcaattttaatttttacttttaatttaaataatataaaatcttTGACTTTTAATTATTAGTACAAATGTGataattattagattaaaaaaaaaacatctctctctattaatttaatatttatttccttttattcataattttgactatttaacAAATTAACCATTCAATAACTTAAAAACTCTTTAactgaaattattattttataaaaatatatatttttttaattttatataataagtcaatattaaaattttatattattttaattaaaaattaaaaatttaaatttaaatattttatcattATATATTACTCAAGTATAATTTATCTTTTTCTTTTCGGTGATAAAAGTTTCTACATGATGAATATGTGGCCCACAAACCTGAAACCATGCAAGAAAGTCAAATTTATAAAGAGAAGTTTTttctttttgttaaaaaaaaagagGATGTAGATATGTCTAGTCACATCACAATTTTTagtaatttagatttaattataaaaattaattgtaatcttatttaattaattaaattaatcaatattaaaaaaaaaaaatatatatatatatatatatatatatatatacatttattcattcataacATGAATAGAAAACTTCTAAAAATTAATGAAACGAGACAAATTAAGAAACGAGAGagagaaaaatatatatttttttattaaataaaatattattttttaattttaattttatttctaattataattataaatttcatCATGATATTATATGGaagaaaaaatgtgaaaattcaattaagtTTTTTTCGGTATTAAATTATAACTAACCTTACTTGCATGTATGAATTTATTGAATAtttacaaaaatattttttttaaaagatttcATCCTTTCTATTGTAAGTCTATTCTTTGTTTTATTAATTGCTATTCGAAACACCTACAAGggtttttatttttaatctcttaatttaaaattaaaaataaattattatttaattctcatattttaataaaattaattactcaattttatattttaaaaaatatactatttaatttttatattttacttttgttaaattattttatttctctattaattttttttgttagtcAATAGTGACTaaactattatttaatttttttatttcaataaaattaattatttaatcattttaaaaaaaattaactagttcctatcatttgactaacttaactatttacttttataattatttttttatatttaaactatCAAAATTCTCCCTCTTATTTCTCTATTATCCTCATTTGTTTTTCTCTCTACATATTTTTTCTCTTCTATACTCACATCCTTCTTCTTTTCATTCTCTAATTATTTTCATTTGTTGATAAAATTAATACAAATTGTCTACATAAAAAAGTTAATCAATTTCTTTAAACTTTTAAGTAATCAAgaaaaattatttcatattagagaaaatataaaaataatgtctaaaaattaaaaattaaaagaaaaggtAAATTTAGATTTAGTCTCACATagcaaaatttctatttttattgagaattatatttttcaaaatattgcatttttcaaaatatataaacctagtgattaatttcattaaaatagagagactaaatagtagtattttttaaaatttaaagattaattaattatttttttaaatagagagattaaataatagtttgaacagtataaataataaaaattttgagaaagagactaaatattttaatagaagtaaaatatatagattaaatattgtattttttaaaatataagaatcaaataattagtttcactaaaatatagagattaaatactaattttttttaaaattaaattacataaaaaaattaatactatactattaaatcaatcaaaataaattatatttcctgCTGAATTTCATTAGTAAAGTTAAATTCAAATATTAAAGTCATCACTATTGAAAGAGATTTGTCGAAAAATTACTCTCAATAGTGAGTGAAGACGTCAAatagtgtaaaaaaaaaaaaaaaaaaacatataaaaatatgcACATTGAGGGGCCTTTGAACATTTGGTTGTGGCAGTTTAGTAGGACCGCAAACTTGGCCAAATTAGTTTAATCCAAGCATGTATAATAATCAATTGAAATAATTCATCAAAATTGTGGATTTATTGCTAAATAGATGACGAGGTTTCGGCAAGTCTAACAAACTAGATTTTGATGTTGACAAGTTTAATGTATTCTATTGAGTTGTCACTCTTGTAACAAATTCTTAATAGTTTAACTTGCTTATTTGGTTGCATAATTAAGAAACATACATATTACTTAAATTCGagttttgatattttaatatttcaatagattaaatttgtttgaaattgttattattatttaaaaaatatatttaaaatatattaactaaaaagtagtaaaatttaatttaaaattgaattgaCATATTCTAATTATAAaagttttagtttttttttttaataatattttagaaTATAACTTCTTGAAAATCGCTTTTTTAAAATCATAATTGCAATATTAAACGAGAATTAAATAGGACTTTTGTTTTGATTGTGTTTACAGTGATAGATTTCCTCGACTTGTGATGGAAGCTACTCTTGCTGATATTTCTTCTCTTTGAGTTTTCTATAATACCATTTCTTtccatttaaaaaataaaatgaaatgttAAAATTAATGTGGGGATGTTTATGTGTTCTATTCTCGCTCTctagttgaaggtacagttacagcgcatatatatatatatataatttgttgaAGGGATTGCAATTGCTCTAAATAATTATGgacaaattaagtaattaaatacttttaaaattttatggttTATCTCAGTTCCTAATTAGATTTCTTGTCTATTTTGTCTCCCTTCATCTATGCATTTCCATTTGGCAATTTCAAATCTTTTGATATTTGTTGATGAAATATTATCCCATGTAATCATTGTATTAttgtatttataataaataaattttagttattaattatGATGGAATCTATATGAAAAATTTTAGTAgattatgaattatttttttatgaagttttgaaaatttttaagatattaaaatttttttggttctcttttttatttttatatgatattagtttattttagtttataaacTGATTAAACCAACTTACAAACTTTAAAAATAGATTAACTAGTTTGTTTACAAAAATTTTTGATCCTATAAGCTAAAAAAATAAGTTGggaattcaatttatttttagtaagtttaataataaatgtgcttataaattatttttagtaaacatattaactatttatcaaatatttataaatattttaatcaaatatgtaattatttaaaattttaaatatttataagtttaaaTCATCCGCTAAGTcaaatattttctatatttttaatttgcaatattctaaattttaaaatataaattttatatttttatatagtatttaaatattattttaatattatctaattaatttataatttttgtaaagctttcattatatatttttaatgttatttctaaacatatttaataaattatttaatagtccattttcaattgaaattattagttttataaattaatattaaatcaattaacaaaatatattatttcattattgttaACCTTGGTTCtaagatttaatttaattattattaatttgattattattattattattaattattataattttttattattaaattatatatatatatatatgcattttGGCACCCAATTGAAAAGAATTTTGGACCTATTTAAGTATACTGAAAAAGTTCAAGGACTAAAAAGGTAATtaaaagttcaaaaaaaaaaagtgaaccaATCAATTTTTAGGCAATAGCAGCGCgccataaattaaatataattatatgataattattaacaatttatagACTTCATTTAGGTGTGATCGAATCAGTGATAACTCATCTACATTATTCAGGAATGAGTTTTTGGCTCGGGTGTTCGATGGACTATCCCGAAAATGGGTCATGTTTATAGTCATTTTTAGCATTTTTGGGCGTCTCGGACGTGTTTCCAGGTAGCATAATTTGCAAAGGTAGTCCCAAACTTAAGTTGTATAGTTTTTACCTTGGCTAAGCTAGCTGATAAATCTGCAAAATTTTTTTGGCtttgaaaaatttagtaaaatgactttaattaatacaaggatGATGTGAAGGACCTCCaggaattttcataatttttgaagtaCTGAAAATAATTATTCGGACTGTAGAGGAGTTAGGGACCAGAGCTGGAGTTTGGAGGATTGAACCGATATTAGGATCCTTGTAGGCCCCTGATGGGCATTATAATTATTGTTGTGGGCTTGATGCCCTGTTTATTTCTATTGTTGCGTTTTTCTTGCAGGGAGGTTAGGTCTAGTTATAGGGAAGACTCTGTCAAAATTTCAGCAAGACCTTAGGAAATTATTTTTGCttctttgatttaattaattaattaattctgtcACTAATTTAATAGAGGTCAATATGTTTATCTAGGTAATTGATGTCGGCCAGCCTTTCTTCTCCTTTCAGCTGGATCAGCTGTAATCGGGTCAACTAGtctgtgagttggatattgattatttttgtaatttcaatattaattttatatatatatatatctggcatgctcattcattttataaataattaattatgcataTAAATAGTTAATTTATTAGTGACATTTTAGTTgttgtatttttaattattgttatttatttgtAATTATCGCCTTGAGGATAATTTAgagctgtgtgtgtgtgttggcgtGAATATAGTATGaatatggatatggataggataGGTAGTCGCAGCTAGAGATTAACTTGTTAGGACCCGATctttatatatggataagtcagggtgagtacggctttgagttgatctcgctgaccccgcacttggattattaagcgaaagtccagcttgagttgaccTCTCTGGCAGGTATTGGATTAAAAGAGCTATATAGGGAATCAGTTCCCATACATGTATTGATATGATACACTAAGTgtgtgagtagctccaaattaacttCTCGTATGaatatttgatgaattattgttATATGTGATGGATGTGAATTTCATTGTAGGATTGCACTAGTTttagataattatagaaattGCACTTATAATTAATATCTAAATTCTCTAAGTCGAATATTCATTcttgttcaaatatttttcctATGTTACAGAAGGAGCGAGTTTATTTCTTCAAGTCTAATATGCAT comes from the Hevea brasiliensis isolate MT/VB/25A 57/8 chromosome 5, ASM3005281v1, whole genome shotgun sequence genome and includes:
- the LOC110647823 gene encoding L-type lectin-domain containing receptor kinase S.4, yielding MAFLLRFFSAFIFVLIPVSCQPGELFFAGFKGADTNITLSGVAEIGKNGILRLTNETSRLMGHAFYASPFQFKNSTNGKAFSFSTSFAFAIVPEYPKLGGHGLAFTISTSKNPQALPSQYLGLLNASDLGNFTNHLLAVEFDTVQDFEFEDINDNHVGIDINSLKSNASTPAAYYTDDSSKLDLNLKGKYAIQVWVDYDSVQNLLNVTISPTSKKPRLPILTFPIDLSPILKDYMYVGFSSSTGLLASSHYILGWSFKMNGQARALDLSSLPSLPAGPKKMHTGLTIVVAVSSVFLAIIAISSVIFYVIRKIKNADIIEDWELEIGPHRYSYQELKQATNGFSDKELLGQGGFGQVFKGTLPDSTAQVAVKRISNESKQGLREFLSEIASVGRLRHRNLVLLLGWCRRRDDFLLVYEYMANGSLDKLLFDEPKKILNWEKRFKIIKDVASGLLYLHEGYEQVVIHRDVKASNVLLDSELTGKLGDFGLAKLYEHGSNPSTTRVVGTLGYLAPELPRTGKATASSDVYAFGALLLEVACGRRPVEPKALPEEMVLVDWVWERFREGRVLDVVDHRLNGQYNESEMAVVLKLGIMCSNNVPIARPTMRQVMRFLDGEAQVPENLRAPQWAACADGGRDVIHGFDDFVNSFASSSFDKMSSSYSIMENRDIDNSFASLSTSPFSLLRVREETR